From Theileria annulata chromosome 1, complete sequence, *** SEQUENCING IN PROGRESS ***, one genomic window encodes:
- a CDS encoding schizont-host nuclear protein (Signal peptide predicted for TA20083 by SignalP 2.0 HMM (Signal peptide probability 0.987, signal anchor probability 0.005) with cleavage site probability 0.837 between residues 23 and 24) yields the protein MTRLKIAQLVLVLTFSYVNLVSSDLLNISDIYNSKLPIVEYAENGMTKIKIYPTNNQPIRKVYDGEKLVWSALLGEKCRMITITKFKYSGEVIVDIEIDFPASTSQKIYCKRKDEYFEIDQKTYQEKILSLSTIQKEDNTKIFHPKTEYYPIPPIPSTRQRNKKGFSKHPKGKNKRRKYVTPSNEDTETSSETEEILKFRYNERPTHSREHTGHTTSSLSDTISNSSGLQVEVPLERRIKKPQRRQANISTQVYQEELEPEIFELEISSDSDMDVDEPTHSHIQSDAITQTDIPTKESSTQTDIQQTQDIETQTENTNGSSLPLKKRPYKPD from the coding sequence atgacCAGATTAAAGATTGCGCAACTAGTTCTTGTACTAACTTTCTCTTATGTAAATCTTGTGTCTTCAGacttattaaatataagtGATATATACAATTCAAAATTACCGATAGTCGAATATGCTGAAAATGGAATGACTaagataaaaatatatcCTACCAATAACCAACCAATTAGAAAGGTTTATGATGGAGAAAAATTGGTATGGTCTGCTCTGTTAGGTGAGAAATGCAGAATGATTAcaattacaaaatttaaatattctgGAGAAGTAATTGTCGATATTGAAATTGATTTTCCGGCATCTACGTCACAAAAGATATATTGCAAAAGAAAAGATgaatattttgaaattgaTCAAAAAACTTATCAAGAAAAGATTTTAAGTCTTAGTACTATACAAAAAGAAGACAATACAAAGATTTTTCATCCTAAAACTGAATACTATCCCATACCACCGATCCCTTCAACACGTCAAAGGAACAAAAAAGGGTTTTCAAAACATCCAAAAGGTAAGAATAAGAGAAGAAAGTATGTTACTCCTTCAAATGAAGACACTGAAACTTCTTCAGAAACTGAAGAAATTCTTAAGTTCAGATATAATGAAAGACCAACTCATTCAAGAGAACACACAGGTCACACAACCAGTTCATTATCAGATACAATAAGTAATTCATCTGGATTGCAAGTAGAGGTGCCTCTGGAAcgaagaattaaaaaaccCCAGAGGAGACAAGCTAACATATCAACTCAAGTTTATCAGGAAGAACTAGAACCTGAAATTTTTGAATTGGAAATATCATCAGACAGTGATATGGATGTTGATGAACCTACTCACTCCCATATACAATCCGATGCTATTACTCAAACAGATATACCAACTAAAGAAAGCTCTACCCAAACAGATATCCAACAAACGCAAGATATTGAAACTCAAACAGAAAATACAAATGGTTCATCTCTTCCACTTAAGAAAAGACCATATAAACCAGATTAG